In the genome of Monodelphis domestica isolate mMonDom1 chromosome 2, mMonDom1.pri, whole genome shotgun sequence, one region contains:
- the LOC100020928 gene encoding C-C motif chemokine 4-like translates to MASLTVLAIFFLSISGICLGSPNSEGVESPRKNHTCCFSYTKLKIPKRHVVDYTYTSEMCSQPGVIFITRKGLQICADPSSRWVQTYVASLEAKVRGS, encoded by the exons ATGGCCTCCTTGACGGTCCTCGCcatctttttcctttccatatCTGGCATCTGTTTGGGATCTCCAAATa GTGAAGGAGTAGAGAGTCCAAGAAAGAATCATACCTGCTGTTTCTCCTATACAAAGTTAAAGATTCCAAAGAGACATGTGGTTGATTATACTTATACCAGTGAGATGTGCTCTCAGCCAGGAGTCAT CTTCATCACCAGGAAAGGTTTACAAATCTGTGCCGACCCCTCCAGCCGATGGGTCCAGACTTATGTGGCTTCCCTTGAAGCAAAAGTCAGAGGAAGCTGA
- the LOC103100967 gene encoding C-C motif chemokine 3-like: protein MVSLTVLTIFFISLSSICLGTPYDENTVCCFSYIGRIPRTVLINYKYTSQSCPTPGVIFFTRRGHHQICANPEEQWVQNMVSSLPLKKESEEYEHLEIYP, encoded by the exons ATGGTCTCCTTGACTGTGCTCACCATCTTTTTCATTTCCCTATCTAGCATCTGTTTGGGAACTCCATATg ATGAAAACACTGTCTGCTGCTTTTCCTATATTGGAAGGATTCCCAGAACGGTTCTGATTAACTATAAGTATACCAGCCAGTCATGTCCTACACCAGGAGTCAT CTTCTTCACCAGGAGGGGCCATCACCAGATCTGTGCCAACCCCGAAGAACAGTGGGTCCAGAATATGGTGTCTTCCCTACCTCTGAAGAAAGAGTCTGAGGAATATGAACACTTGGAAATTTATCCATAG
- the LOC103101147 gene encoding C-C motif chemokine 3-like, with protein MVSLVVFSILIILVPGLCSEENYYDTPHACCFRYYSGKIRNVVACYETSSQCPKPGVIVITKMGHQFCVHPRNAKNCGTSLKPKEILQS; from the exons ATGGTCTCCTTGGTTGTCTTCTCCATCCTTATCATTTTGGTACCTGGCCTCTGTTCTGAAGAAAATTATTATG ACACTCCCCATGCCTGCTGCTTCCGCTATTACTCTGGAAAAATCCGAAATGTGGTTGCTTGTTATGAGACCAGCAGCCAATGCCCCAAGCCAGGAGTCAT AGTCATCACCAAGATGGGACACCAGTTCTGTGTCCACCCAAGAAATGCCAAAAATTGTGGCACTTCCCTAAAACCAAAGGAAATCCTCCAATCCTAG